A part of Kitasatospora acidiphila genomic DNA contains:
- a CDS encoding S-(hydroxymethyl)mycothiol dehydrogenase, which produces MSQQVRGVIAPGKGEPVRVETIVVPDPGPGEAVVRVQACGVCHTDLHYREGGINDEFPFLLGHEAAGIVEQVGEGVTEVAPGDFVILNWRAVCGQCRACRRGRPQYCFATHNAKQPMTLLDGTKLSPALGIGAFAEKTLVAAGQCTKVDPAASPAAAGLLGCGVMAGLGAAVNTGAVGRGDSVAVIGCGGVGNAAVLGARLAGAAKIIAVDLDPRKLERARGLGATHTLDAGDGDVVEAIRELTGGFGADVVIDAVGRPETYKQAFYARDLAGTVVLVGVPTPEMTLELPLLDVFGRGGALKSSWYGDCLPSRDFPMLIDLYLQGRLDLDAFVTETIGLDDVEAAFEKMHGGDVLRSVVLL; this is translated from the coding sequence ATGTCACAGCAGGTCAGGGGCGTCATCGCACCGGGCAAGGGTGAGCCGGTACGGGTCGAGACGATCGTGGTGCCCGACCCGGGGCCGGGCGAGGCGGTGGTCCGGGTGCAGGCCTGCGGTGTCTGCCACACCGACCTGCACTACCGCGAGGGCGGGATCAACGACGAGTTCCCGTTCCTGCTCGGGCACGAGGCCGCGGGCATCGTCGAGCAGGTCGGCGAGGGCGTCACCGAGGTCGCCCCCGGCGACTTCGTGATCCTCAACTGGCGTGCCGTCTGCGGACAGTGCCGCGCCTGCCGCCGGGGCCGGCCGCAGTACTGCTTCGCCACCCACAACGCCAAGCAGCCGATGACGCTGCTGGACGGCACCAAGCTGTCGCCCGCCCTGGGGATCGGCGCCTTCGCCGAGAAGACCCTGGTCGCCGCCGGCCAGTGCACCAAGGTCGACCCGGCCGCCTCCCCGGCCGCCGCCGGCCTGCTCGGCTGCGGTGTGATGGCCGGCCTCGGTGCCGCCGTCAACACCGGTGCGGTCGGCCGCGGCGACAGCGTCGCGGTGATCGGCTGCGGCGGCGTCGGCAACGCCGCCGTGCTGGGCGCCCGGCTGGCCGGCGCCGCCAAGATCATCGCCGTCGACCTGGACCCGCGCAAGCTGGAGCGCGCCCGCGGCCTCGGCGCCACCCACACCCTGGACGCCGGTGACGGCGACGTGGTGGAGGCCATCCGCGAGCTCACGGGCGGTTTCGGCGCGGACGTGGTGATCGACGCGGTCGGCCGCCCCGAGACCTACAAGCAGGCCTTCTACGCCCGCGACCTGGCCGGCACCGTGGTCCTGGTCGGCGTGCCCACCCCCGAGATGACCCTCGAACTGCCGCTGCTCGACGTGTTCGGCCGCGGCGGCGCGCTGAAGTCCTCCTGGTACGGCGACTGCCTGCCGTCCCGCGACTTCCCGATGCTGATCGACCTCTACCTGCAGGGCCGCCTGGACCTGGACGCCTTCGTCACCGAGACCATCGGCCTGGACGACGTCGAGGCCGCCTTCGAGAAGATGCACGGCGGCGACGTGCTCCGTTCGGTGGTGCTGCTCTGA
- the nicT gene encoding Nickel transporter NicT, giving the protein MSSAPRWTARLTRQEWLRLGGMGGFILALHVIGWFTLLAVIAPHHYHVGTEVFGAGMGLTAYTLGMRHAFDADHIAAIDNTTRKLMGQGKRPLSVGFWFSLGHSSIVFGLCALLAFGIRSLAGSVEDDGSSLHQTTSLIGTAVSGTFLLLIGLINLGAFNGILRVFRKMRTGEFDEAELEEQLDKRGLLNRILGRATRAVTKPWHMYLVGLLFGLGFDTATEVSLLVLAGGAAAFSLPWYALLVLPVLFAAGMSLLDTIDGSFMNFAYEWAFSRPVRKIYYNLTVTGLSVLVALVIGLIELIGLLADKFGITGGPLGWIASLDLNNVGFAIVGLFVLTWAGALAFWKFGKVEQKWGAALRERALPEAAEASTSGS; this is encoded by the coding sequence ATGAGCAGCGCACCCCGTTGGACGGCACGGCTGACCAGGCAGGAGTGGCTGCGCCTGGGCGGCATGGGCGGCTTCATCCTGGCCCTGCACGTGATCGGCTGGTTCACCCTGCTCGCCGTGATCGCCCCGCACCACTACCACGTGGGCACCGAGGTGTTCGGCGCCGGCATGGGCCTGACCGCCTACACCCTGGGCATGCGGCACGCCTTCGACGCCGACCACATCGCGGCCATCGACAACACCACCCGCAAGCTGATGGGCCAGGGCAAGCGGCCGCTCTCGGTCGGCTTCTGGTTCTCGCTCGGCCACTCGTCGATCGTCTTCGGCCTCTGCGCGCTGCTCGCCTTCGGCATCCGCTCGCTGGCCGGCTCTGTGGAGGACGACGGCTCCAGCCTGCACCAGACGACCTCGCTGATCGGCACCGCGGTCTCCGGCACCTTCCTGCTGCTGATCGGCCTGATCAACCTGGGCGCCTTCAACGGGATCCTGCGGGTCTTCCGGAAGATGCGCACCGGCGAGTTCGACGAGGCCGAGCTGGAGGAGCAGCTCGACAAGCGCGGTCTGCTCAACCGGATCCTCGGGCGGGCCACCCGGGCGGTGACCAAGCCCTGGCACATGTACCTGGTGGGCCTGCTGTTCGGCCTCGGCTTCGACACCGCCACCGAGGTCTCGCTGCTGGTGCTGGCCGGCGGCGCGGCGGCCTTCTCGCTGCCCTGGTACGCGCTGCTGGTGCTGCCGGTGCTGTTCGCGGCCGGGATGAGCCTGCTGGACACCATCGACGGCTCGTTCATGAACTTCGCCTACGAGTGGGCGTTCTCCCGCCCGGTCCGCAAGATCTACTACAACCTCACGGTGACCGGCCTGTCCGTGCTGGTCGCGCTGGTGATCGGCCTGATCGAGCTGATCGGGCTGCTGGCCGACAAGTTCGGCATCACCGGCGGTCCGCTCGGCTGGATCGCCTCGCTGGACCTGAACAACGTGGGCTTCGCGATCGTCGGCCTGTTCGTGCTCACCTGGGCCGGGGCGCTGGCCTTCTGGAAGTTCGGCAAGGTGGAGCAGAAGTGGGGGGCCGCACTGCGCGAGCGGGCGCTGCCGGAGGCGGCTGAGGCGTCGACCTCCGGCAGCTGA
- a CDS encoding SGNH/GDSL hydrolase family protein → MLRPARKLRRAQKPRRAQLPRRAQKLAGGLLLATALTTTVAVTPAAASAGPSYVALGDSYAAGAGVPDQSAGLCLRSDHNYGHLVAAALGAASYTDVTCSAAKVKDLTGTQTDFGIPVNDPQFNALTPSTTLVTLGIGGNDLGTSSLGIADVIATCIAGAVVNPGGTPCKDVYEHGHWAWDWSSFHWQWTYNGDDLVDRINGAAPRLAADLQQIHAKSPGARVLLVGYPSVLPADAASCAGRQPVTVGDVSYLYGVLGKLNAMLASTAAANGATYVDTRTPTAGHDVCSDDRWIEGALPGSPAVPFHPNATGEQAMAQAVLNSLH, encoded by the coding sequence GTGCTCCGCCCTGCCCGGAAACTGCGGCGTGCCCAAAAGCCGCGCCGTGCCCAACTGCCGCGACGTGCCCAAAAGCTCGCCGGCGGCCTGCTGTTGGCCACCGCCCTGACCACCACGGTCGCCGTCACCCCCGCCGCCGCCTCGGCCGGCCCGTCGTACGTCGCGCTCGGCGACTCCTACGCGGCCGGCGCCGGGGTGCCGGACCAGTCGGCCGGGCTCTGCCTGCGCTCCGACCACAACTACGGCCACCTGGTCGCCGCGGCCCTCGGCGCCGCCTCCTACACCGATGTGACCTGCTCGGCCGCCAAGGTGAAGGATCTGACCGGCACCCAGACCGACTTCGGCATCCCGGTCAACGACCCGCAGTTCAACGCCCTCACCCCCAGCACCACGCTGGTCACTCTGGGGATCGGCGGCAACGACCTGGGCACCTCATCGCTCGGCATCGCCGACGTGATCGCCACCTGCATCGCCGGCGCGGTGGTGAACCCGGGCGGCACCCCGTGCAAGGACGTGTACGAGCACGGGCATTGGGCCTGGGACTGGTCCTCGTTCCACTGGCAGTGGACCTACAACGGGGACGACCTGGTCGACCGGATCAACGGTGCCGCGCCCCGACTGGCCGCCGACCTCCAGCAGATCCACGCCAAGTCACCGGGCGCCCGGGTGCTGCTGGTCGGTTACCCGTCGGTGCTGCCGGCCGACGCGGCGAGCTGCGCCGGCAGGCAGCCGGTGACGGTGGGCGATGTGTCCTATCTGTACGGCGTCCTGGGCAAGTTGAACGCCATGCTGGCGAGCACCGCGGCAGCCAACGGCGCAACGTACGTGGACACCCGGACGCCGACCGCCGGGCATGACGTCTGCTCCGACGACCGCTGGATCGAGGGCGCGCTGCCCGGCTCGCCGGCCGTCCCGTTCCATCCGAACGCGACCGGCGAGCAGGCCATGGCGCAGGCAGTGCTCAACTCCCTGCACTAG
- a CDS encoding alpha/beta hydrolase, producing the protein MLALTGTPLQIIACVLALLAFVATIWLWPKLSGKGWKALLGRLGAFFGTQVLVLVAMGLIANSYFGFYTSWTDLLGTAGGPGTVVDHKPSNALSVTGEQKVYSTQGSAPERSGLIQKINLTGAQSGLSTSGYVYLPPQYFQAGYAKQQFPMALVLTGYPGTAEKLITLMQWPTTTLQAIQDKKLPPTVLVMMRPTLVSNRDTECMDVPHGPQVETFFTEDLPKALATGYRILPAASAHAAMGDSTGGYCALKFALRKPDAYGAAVALSADYSVSNDPTTGDLFGGSAQLKQENDLVWRLRNAPAAPVSLLLATSYNEDNYKATQEMVGAFKAPTKLSTITLNSGGHNFHTWSREIPPALEWLGHQLSVPAALTAS; encoded by the coding sequence GTGCTCGCGCTGACCGGAACCCCCTTGCAGATCATTGCCTGCGTGCTCGCCCTGCTGGCCTTCGTCGCCACCATCTGGCTCTGGCCGAAGCTGAGCGGCAAGGGCTGGAAGGCGCTGCTCGGCCGACTCGGCGCGTTCTTCGGCACCCAGGTGCTGGTGCTGGTCGCGATGGGCCTGATCGCCAACTCCTACTTCGGGTTCTACACCTCCTGGACCGATCTGCTCGGCACCGCCGGCGGGCCCGGCACGGTGGTGGACCACAAGCCGAGCAACGCCCTGTCGGTCACCGGCGAGCAGAAGGTCTACAGCACCCAGGGCTCGGCCCCGGAGCGCTCCGGGCTGATCCAGAAGATCAACCTGACCGGCGCGCAGTCCGGACTGAGCACCTCGGGCTACGTCTACCTGCCGCCGCAGTACTTCCAGGCCGGCTACGCCAAGCAGCAGTTCCCGATGGCCCTGGTGCTCACCGGCTACCCGGGCACGGCGGAGAAGCTGATCACGCTGATGCAGTGGCCGACCACCACGCTCCAGGCGATCCAGGACAAGAAGCTGCCGCCGACCGTACTGGTGATGATGCGGCCGACCCTGGTGAGCAACCGGGACACCGAGTGCATGGACGTGCCGCACGGCCCGCAGGTGGAGACCTTCTTCACCGAGGACCTGCCCAAGGCGCTGGCCACCGGCTACCGGATCCTGCCGGCCGCCTCCGCGCACGCCGCGATGGGCGACTCCACCGGCGGCTACTGCGCGCTGAAGTTCGCGCTGCGCAAGCCGGACGCCTACGGCGCGGCGGTCGCGCTGTCCGCCGACTACTCGGTCAGCAACGACCCGACCACCGGCGACCTGTTCGGCGGCAGCGCCCAGTTGAAGCAGGAGAACGACCTGGTCTGGCGGCTGCGCAACGCCCCGGCGGCCCCGGTCTCGCTGCTGCTGGCGACCAGCTACAACGAGGACAACTACAAGGCCACCCAGGAGATGGTGGGCGCGTTCAAGGCGCCCACCAAGCTCTCCACGATCACGCTGAACAGCGGCGGCCACAACTTCCACACCTGGTCCCGGGAGATCCCGCCGGCCCTGGAGTGGCTGGGCCACCAGCTGTCCGTGCCGGCCGCACTGACCGCCTCCTGA
- a CDS encoding cation:proton antiporter yields MSGSQFVAAGAPLAPIGAHSMLLLLLQLAALLGLALLLGRLAVRLGWPAVVGELAAGVLLGPSLLGALAPGAAGWLFPQHSEQVHMLDAVAQLGVLLLVGISGSHLDVDLVRHQSGAALRVSLFGLALPLVLGVGLGLLLPASGHTDHAVYAAFLGVAMCVSAIPVIAKTLLDMDLLHRDIGQLTLTAGMMDDAVGWVLLSLVTAMATTGVTGGAVLHAVLALLVVLAAAVPLARWVIPPLFRRAERTGGAGVLSATATVLMLLAAAGTQALGLEPIFGAFVAGVAIAASRSVGPMALAPLRTVVTAVLAPLFLASAGLRMDLTALGRPMVALTAAAALLVAVAGKFGGAFLGARASRLNRWEALALGAGMNARGVVQVVIAMVGLRLGVLDSAGYTVIVLVAVVTSTMAPPVLRAAMARIVQTPAELRRRERQFGQAKEVERV; encoded by the coding sequence ATGAGCGGATCTCAATTCGTGGCGGCCGGTGCGCCCCTGGCGCCGATCGGCGCCCACTCGATGCTCCTGCTGCTGCTCCAACTCGCGGCGCTGCTGGGCCTGGCACTGCTGCTCGGCCGGCTCGCAGTGCGCCTGGGCTGGCCGGCGGTGGTGGGCGAGCTGGCCGCCGGGGTGCTGCTCGGGCCCTCGCTGCTCGGCGCGCTCGCGCCCGGGGCGGCCGGCTGGCTGTTCCCGCAGCACAGCGAACAGGTCCACATGCTCGACGCGGTGGCCCAGTTGGGCGTGCTGCTACTGGTCGGGATCAGCGGCAGCCACCTGGACGTCGACCTGGTGCGCCACCAGAGCGGCGCCGCCCTGCGGGTGAGCCTCTTCGGGCTGGCGCTGCCGCTGGTCCTCGGCGTCGGGCTGGGGCTGCTGCTGCCCGCGAGCGGCCACACCGATCACGCCGTCTACGCCGCCTTCCTCGGCGTGGCGATGTGCGTCAGCGCCATTCCGGTGATCGCCAAGACCCTGCTGGACATGGACCTGCTCCACCGCGACATCGGCCAACTCACCCTCACCGCGGGGATGATGGACGACGCGGTGGGCTGGGTGCTGCTCTCGCTGGTGACCGCGATGGCCACCACCGGGGTGACCGGCGGCGCCGTGCTGCATGCGGTGCTGGCCCTGCTGGTGGTGCTGGCCGCCGCGGTGCCACTCGCCCGCTGGGTGATCCCGCCGCTGTTCCGCCGGGCCGAACGGACGGGCGGCGCGGGCGTGTTGTCGGCGACCGCCACCGTGCTGATGCTGCTGGCCGCCGCCGGCACCCAGGCACTCGGCCTGGAGCCGATCTTCGGCGCCTTCGTGGCGGGGGTGGCGATCGCCGCCTCCCGCTCGGTCGGGCCGATGGCCCTGGCGCCGCTGCGCACCGTGGTCACCGCGGTGCTGGCGCCGCTCTTCCTGGCCTCGGCCGGACTGCGGATGGACCTGACGGCGCTGGGGCGCCCGATGGTCGCACTGACCGCCGCGGCCGCCCTGCTGGTCGCGGTGGCGGGCAAGTTCGGCGGGGCGTTCCTGGGTGCCAGGGCCAGCCGGCTGAACCGCTGGGAGGCGCTGGCGCTGGGGGCCGGGATGAACGCGCGCGGCGTGGTGCAGGTGGTGATCGCGATGGTCGGGCTGCGCCTCGGGGTGCTGGACTCGGCCGGCTACACGGTGATCGTGCTGGTCGCCGTGGTCACCTCCACCATGGCGCCGCCGGTGCTGCGCGCCGCGATGGCCAGGATCGTCCAAACGCCCGCCGAACTGCGGCGCCGGGAGCGGCAGTTCGGGCAGGCGAAGGAGGTGGAACGGGTGTAG
- a CDS encoding CocE/NonD family hydrolase: MHHPASYPHQVTRADVRIPLPDGAELSGRLWRPVTKQPVPAVLEYCADRLGDATVERDTQRHPWYAGHGYASLRVDARGWGSSGGVPGPEGGETEPADGLAVLDWLAAQPWCDGRIGLLGLGDGATTALRLAAQGPAAVAAVVAVCPSDDRYGDHYLGGSVRAAELPAAATARLAAAACPPDPVRVGEDWRRQWLERLAELQPPLHGRLAHQTRDAFWAEAPLTAITAPVLAVAGWAGPGADTVLRLLERLTAPAFGIIGPWRPGYPDQGDPGPAIGFLQETLRWWDHWLRRQDTGMPAEPRLRSWLATPGERDAGRWIGDESWPSDDVREIHYDLTEALRTAGTPAGERFVTVRSPQQTGADAPWHGRPVDQRAEDGRSVCFDSAPLSEPLVLLGRPAVRLRVRLPGGVTGGQLAARLCDVAPDGSSVPITRGALNLAARRGTDLAVAWPPDAVEEVAFDLAATGHALAVGHRLRLALSSAYWPLVWPQPATQGVLVDPGHGMLTLPVRHLAADVGRPPVVFAEPEQAAPPPVRRTSPVAPRPERVLKQFTATGQWRIELAPHQGGAVTLPDGLVRAEEAREYYRIQQHDPLAAAVHCDWSIRLERPELGWDVTVRAGTELDCDADAFTARSRLTAWEGGAVLFERDWERRIPRTGG; encoded by the coding sequence GTGCACCACCCCGCCTCCTACCCCCACCAGGTCACTCGCGCGGACGTGCGGATCCCACTGCCGGACGGGGCGGAGCTGTCCGGCCGGCTCTGGCGCCCGGTGACCAAGCAGCCGGTGCCGGCGGTGCTGGAGTACTGCGCCGACCGGCTCGGCGACGCCACGGTGGAGCGCGACACCCAGCGCCACCCCTGGTACGCGGGGCACGGCTATGCGTCGCTGCGGGTGGACGCCCGGGGCTGGGGCAGCTCCGGCGGGGTTCCCGGCCCCGAGGGCGGCGAGACCGAACCGGCCGACGGGCTGGCGGTGCTCGACTGGCTGGCCGCCCAGCCGTGGTGCGACGGGCGGATCGGCCTGCTCGGGCTGGGCGACGGCGCCACCACCGCGCTGCGACTGGCCGCCCAGGGACCGGCCGCGGTGGCCGCCGTGGTCGCCGTGTGCCCGAGCGACGACCGGTACGGCGACCACTACCTCGGCGGCTCGGTGCGCGCCGCCGAACTGCCCGCCGCGGCCACCGCCCGGCTGGCCGCCGCCGCCTGCCCGCCCGACCCGGTCCGGGTCGGCGAGGACTGGCGCCGCCAGTGGCTGGAGCGGCTGGCCGAGTTGCAGCCGCCGCTGCACGGCCGGCTGGCCCACCAGACCCGGGACGCCTTCTGGGCCGAGGCGCCGCTCACCGCCATCACCGCGCCGGTGCTGGCCGTCGCCGGCTGGGCCGGCCCCGGCGCCGACACCGTGCTGCGGCTGCTGGAGCGGCTGACCGCGCCGGCCTTCGGCATCATCGGCCCCTGGCGGCCCGGCTACCCCGACCAGGGCGACCCGGGGCCGGCGATCGGGTTCCTCCAGGAGACCCTGCGCTGGTGGGACCACTGGCTGCGGCGGCAGGACACCGGCATGCCGGCCGAGCCCCGGCTGCGCAGCTGGCTGGCCACACCCGGTGAGCGCGACGCCGGCCGCTGGATCGGCGACGAGTCCTGGCCGTCCGACGACGTCCGGGAGATCCACTACGACCTGACCGAGGCGCTGCGCACCGCCGGCACCCCCGCCGGGGAGCGCTTCGTCACCGTCCGCTCACCGCAGCAGACCGGGGCCGACGCACCGTGGCACGGCCGGCCGGTCGACCAGCGGGCCGAGGACGGCCGCTCGGTTTGCTTCGACAGCGCGCCGCTCTCCGAACCGCTGGTGCTGCTGGGCCGGCCCGCTGTGCGCCTGCGGGTGCGGCTGCCCGGCGGCGTCACCGGGGGCCAACTCGCGGCCCGGCTCTGCGATGTGGCGCCGGACGGCAGCTCGGTGCCGATCACCCGGGGCGCGCTCAACCTCGCGGCGCGGCGCGGCACCGATCTCGCGGTGGCGTGGCCGCCGGACGCGGTCGAGGAGGTGGCGTTCGACCTCGCCGCGACGGGGCACGCCCTCGCGGTCGGCCACCGGCTCCGGCTCGCCCTCTCCTCGGCCTACTGGCCGCTGGTCTGGCCGCAGCCGGCCACCCAGGGCGTGCTGGTCGACCCCGGCCACGGCATGCTCACCCTGCCGGTTCGCCATCTGGCCGCCGACGTCGGCCGGCCCCCGGTGGTCTTCGCCGAGCCCGAGCAGGCCGCGCCGCCGCCGGTGCGGCGCACCAGCCCGGTGGCGCCGCGCCCCGAGCGGGTGCTGAAGCAGTTCACGGCGACCGGGCAGTGGCGGATCGAACTGGCGCCGCACCAGGGCGGCGCGGTGACCCTGCCGGACGGCCTGGTGCGCGCCGAGGAGGCCCGGGAGTACTACCGGATCCAGCAGCACGACCCGCTGGCCGCCGCCGTCCACTGCGACTGGAGCATCCGGCTGGAACGGCCCGAGCTGGGCTGGGACGTCACCGTGCGGGCCGGCACCGAGCTGGACTGCGACGCCGACGCCTTCACGGCGCGCAGCCGCCTCACCGCCTGGGAGGGCGGCGCGGTGCTCTTCGAACGCGACTGGGAGCGGCGGATCCCGCGCACCGGCGGCTGA
- a CDS encoding MBL fold metallo-hydrolase, translating into MRQLPPEPEIEHLVTAGTFELDGGSWEVENNVWIIANEDEAVVIDPAHDPVAIADVLGERQVLAIICTHAHNDHVNAAPELAAITGAPIYLHPEDLPLWKQAHPDDTPDEELTDGQRIVVGGLYLHIRHTPGHTPGGVSVYVPALGAVFTGDTLFQGGPGATGRSFSDFPTIIRSIETRLFDLPGETVVHTGHGPTTTIGEERPHLGEWVARGY; encoded by the coding sequence ATGCGTCAGCTGCCCCCCGAGCCCGAGATCGAGCACCTCGTCACTGCCGGCACCTTCGAACTGGACGGCGGCAGTTGGGAGGTGGAGAACAACGTCTGGATCATCGCCAACGAGGACGAGGCGGTGGTGATCGACCCCGCGCACGACCCCGTCGCCATCGCCGATGTCCTCGGCGAGCGCCAGGTGCTGGCCATCATCTGCACCCACGCCCACAACGACCACGTCAACGCGGCCCCCGAGCTGGCCGCGATCACGGGTGCCCCGATCTACCTGCACCCCGAAGACCTGCCGCTGTGGAAGCAGGCCCACCCCGACGACACCCCGGACGAGGAGCTGACGGACGGTCAGCGCATCGTCGTCGGCGGCCTCTACCTGCACATCCGCCACACCCCGGGCCACACCCCGGGCGGCGTGAGCGTCTACGTCCCGGCGCTGGGCGCGGTGTTCACGGGCGACACCCTCTTCCAGGGCGGCCCGGGCGCCACCGGGCGGTCGTTCTCCGACTTCCCGACCATCATCCGCTCGATCGAGACCCGGCTCTTCGACCTGCCGGGTGAGACGGTCGTGCACACCGGCCACGGGCCGACCACGACCATCGGCGAGGAGCGCCCGCACCTGGGGGAGTGGGTGGCGCGCGGATACTGA
- a CDS encoding FAD-binding dehydrogenase translates to MALDADVIVIGAGLAGLVATAELADAGRKVILLDQEPAACLGGQAHWSFGGLFLVDSPEQRRMRIRDSRELAWQDWLGTAGFDRPEDRWPRAWAEAYVDFAAGEKRAWLRAQGVRFFPVVGWAERGGLLADGPGNSVPRFHITWGTGPGLVEPFARRVRTAAAKGLVELRFRHRVTELAATAGSLDTVRGEVLAPSAVQRGQASSRSAVGAFELRAQAVITASGGIGGNHELVRKAWPARLGTPPTRLLSGVPAHVDGLMQQVAGAAGGHLINGDRMWHYTEGIENWNPIWERHGIRILPGPSSLWLDARGNRLPVPLFPGFDTLGTLEHIMRTGYEHTWFVLTQKIIEKEFALSGSEQNPDLTGRDIRQVLGRALPGAPAPVEAFKKYGADFVVADRLDELVAGMNRVTGDSHTGEPLVDAAALRRQIEDRDRELANPFSKDLQVTAIHGARRYLGDRLVRTATPHRLLDPKAGPLIAVRLHILTRKSLGGLETDLSGRVLRADGSVLDGLYAAGEVAGFGGGGVHGYRSLEGTFLGGCLFSGRAAGRAAAAATA, encoded by the coding sequence ATGGCACTGGACGCCGACGTGATCGTGATCGGAGCCGGCCTGGCCGGACTCGTCGCCACCGCCGAACTGGCCGACGCCGGACGCAAGGTGATCCTGCTCGACCAGGAGCCCGCGGCCTGCCTCGGCGGCCAGGCGCACTGGTCGTTCGGCGGCCTCTTCCTGGTCGACTCGCCCGAGCAGCGCCGGATGCGGATCCGCGACTCCCGCGAACTCGCCTGGCAGGACTGGCTCGGCACGGCCGGCTTCGACCGCCCCGAGGACCGCTGGCCGCGCGCCTGGGCCGAGGCCTACGTGGACTTCGCCGCCGGGGAGAAGCGGGCCTGGCTGCGGGCCCAGGGGGTGCGGTTCTTCCCGGTGGTCGGCTGGGCCGAGCGCGGCGGACTGCTGGCCGACGGACCGGGCAACTCGGTGCCCCGCTTCCACATCACCTGGGGCACCGGGCCGGGCCTGGTCGAGCCGTTCGCCCGCCGGGTGCGCACCGCCGCCGCAAAGGGCTTGGTGGAGCTGCGGTTCCGGCACCGGGTCACCGAACTCGCTGCCACTGCGGGCAGCTTGGACACGGTGCGCGGCGAGGTGCTGGCACCCAGCGCCGTGCAGCGCGGCCAGGCCAGCTCGCGCAGCGCCGTCGGCGCCTTCGAACTGCGAGCCCAGGCCGTCATCACGGCCTCCGGCGGGATCGGCGGCAACCACGAACTGGTCCGCAAGGCCTGGCCGGCCCGGCTCGGCACCCCGCCCACCCGGCTGCTCAGCGGCGTGCCCGCCCACGTCGACGGGCTGATGCAGCAGGTGGCCGGCGCGGCGGGCGGCCACCTGATCAACGGCGACCGGATGTGGCACTACACCGAGGGCATCGAGAACTGGAACCCGATCTGGGAGCGCCACGGCATCCGCATCCTGCCCGGCCCGTCCTCGCTCTGGCTGGACGCCCGCGGCAACCGGCTGCCCGTCCCGCTCTTCCCCGGCTTCGACACGCTGGGCACCCTGGAGCACATCATGCGCACCGGGTACGAGCACACCTGGTTCGTGCTCACCCAGAAGATCATCGAGAAGGAGTTCGCGCTCTCCGGCTCCGAACAGAACCCCGACCTGACCGGCCGTGACATCCGCCAGGTGCTCGGCCGCGCGCTGCCCGGCGCGCCCGCCCCGGTGGAGGCGTTCAAGAAGTACGGCGCCGACTTCGTGGTCGCCGACCGGCTGGACGAGCTGGTGGCCGGCATGAACCGGGTCACCGGGGACTCGCACACCGGTGAGCCGCTGGTCGACGCCGCCGCGCTGCGCCGCCAGATCGAGGACCGCGACCGGGAGCTGGCCAACCCGTTCAGCAAGGACCTCCAGGTCACCGCGATCCACGGCGCCCGCCGCTACCTGGGCGACCGCCTGGTGCGCACCGCCACGCCGCACCGGCTGCTCGACCCCAAGGCCGGCCCGCTGATCGCGGTGCGGCTGCACATCCTCACCCGCAAGTCGCTCGGCGGCCTGGAGACCGACCTGTCGGGTCGCGTGCTGCGCGCCGACGGCTCGGTGCTGGACGGGCTCTACGCGGCCGGCGAGGTGGCCGGCTTCGGCGGCGGCGGGGTGCACGGCTACCGCTCCCTGGAGGGCACCTTCCTGGGCGGCTGCCTGTTCTCGGGGCGCGCGGCGGGGCGGGCGGCGGCCGCGGCCACGGCCTGA
- a CDS encoding MarR family winged helix-turn-helix transcriptional regulator, translating into MEMPLTERIGLHIKRVEQELMAAKHAALRPLGLTVPQYVALYTLDDQPGLSAAALARACLVTPQTIATVLTNLEAKGLIIRQPHPWHRKVAELRLTDDGRRLLAQADAKAVAIEQRIADGFSPEERALLIDLLARASSQLAPAPGQPENRTE; encoded by the coding sequence ATGGAGATGCCGCTCACCGAACGCATCGGGCTGCACATCAAGCGGGTGGAACAGGAGCTGATGGCGGCCAAGCACGCGGCGCTCCGGCCGCTCGGGCTGACGGTCCCGCAGTACGTCGCGCTGTACACGCTGGACGACCAGCCGGGGCTCTCCGCCGCCGCGCTCGCCCGCGCCTGCCTGGTCACCCCGCAGACCATCGCCACCGTGCTCACCAACCTGGAGGCGAAGGGGCTGATCATCCGCCAGCCGCACCCTTGGCACCGCAAGGTGGCCGAGCTGCGCCTCACCGACGACGGACGCCGACTGCTCGCACAGGCCGACGCGAAGGCCGTCGCCATCGAGCAGCGGATCGCGGACGGCTTCAGCCCCGAGGAACGCGCCCTGCTGATCGACCTGCTGGCCCGCGCATCGAGTCAACTGGCCCCGGCGCCAGGACAGCCGGAGAACAGGACTGAATGA